A single Falco naumanni isolate bFalNau1 chromosome 20, bFalNau1.pat, whole genome shotgun sequence DNA region contains:
- the LOC121080097 gene encoding keratin-associated protein 10-4-like gives MRCQNDCQLRQVCLAPPTILVKSFPMKKLVDPCGAVRNIQCLRPCVDPCFYAQIPQGTTTYVNLGNLGVTQAAGCLDPSCLAVAMRVPPCCEEVTRCTTTCLNPCCCKVTECTTRCEDTCCEEATKCTTTCADPCCKEVTKCTTTCADPCCKEVTKCTTTCVDPCCKEVTKCTTTCVDPCCKEVTKCTTTCVDPCCKEVTKCTTTCVDPCCKEVTKCTTTCVDPCCKEVTKCTTTCMDPCCKEVTKCTTTCMDPCCKEVTKCTTTCVDPCCKEVTKCTTTCMDPCCKEVTKCTTTCVDPCCDRVTKCTTRCVDPCCDRVTKCTTRCVDPCCDRVTKCTTRCVDPCCDRVTKCTTRCVDPCCDRVTKCTTRCVDPCCDRVTKCTTRCVDPCCDRVAKCTTRCVDPCCGAMTRCTSTCVDPCCGRVTKCTTRCVDPCCREVTKCTTRCVDPCCGGMIKCGDPCCGGVRECTTTCVDQCCKEVTKCTSTCVDPCCGGVSECTTTCVDPCCKEVTKCTTTCVDPCCKEVTKCTTTCVDPCCGGVRECTTTCVDQCCKEMAKCTTTCVDPCCEEVTKCTTTCVDPCCKEVTKCTTTCVDPCCKEVTKCTTTCVDPCCGGVSECTTTCVDQCCKEMAKCSTTCVDPCCGGVQAVTKCVDSCPTACVTQCIPLCVSTCTPACGRRYCITCADVRCRKCMAP, from the exons ATGCGTTGCCAAAATGATTGCCAGCTGAGACAGGTCTGCCTCGCACCTCCCACCATCTTGGTGAAGAGTTTTCCCATGAAAAAACTCGTGGATCCCTGTGGTGCTGTCCGTAACATCCAGTGCTTGCGTCCCTGTGTGGATCCCTGCTT CTATGCTCAGATTCCTCAGGGCACCACCACTTACGTGAACCTGGGTAACCTTGGTGTGACGCAGGCAGCCGGGTGCCTGGATCCATCCTGCCTCGCAGTTGCCATGCGTGTGCCTCCGTGCTGTGAGGAAGTGACCAGGTGCACCACCACGTGTCTGAACCCATGCTGCTGCAAAGTGACAGAGTGCACCACCAGATGCGAAGATACGTGCTGTGAGGAAGCGACCAAGTGCACCACCACGTGTGCAGATCCCTGCTGCAAGGAAGTGACCAAGTGCACCACCACATGTGCGGATCCGTGCTGCAAGGAGGTGACCAAGTGCACCACCACATGTGTGGATCCCTGTTGCAAGGAAGTGACCAAGTGCACCACCACATGTGTGGATCCCTGTTGCAAGGAAGTGACCAAGTGCACCACCACATGTGTGGATCCCTGTTGCAAGGAAGTGACCAAGTGCACCACCACATGTGTGGATCCCTGTTGCAAGGAAGTGACCAAGTGCACCACCACATGCGTGGATCCCTGTTGCAAGGAAGTGACCAAGTGCACCACCACATGCATGGATCCCTGCTGCAAGGAAGTGACCAAGTGCACCACCACATGCATGGATCCCTGCTGCAAGGAAGTGACCAAGTGCACCACCACATGTGTGGATCCCTGTTGCAAGGAAGTGACCAAGTGCACCACCACATGCATGGATCCCTGCTGCAAGGAAGTGACCAAGTGCACCACCACATGCGTGGATCCATGCTGTGACAGAGTGACCAAGTGCACCACCAGGTGTGTAGATCCATGCTGTGACAGAGTGACCAAGTGCACCACCAGGTGTGTAGATCCATGCTGTGACAGAGTGACCAAGTGCACCACCAGGTGTGTAGATCCATGCTGTGACAGAGTGACCAAGTGCACCACCAGGTGTGTAGATCCATGCTGTGACAGAGTGACCAAGTGCACCACCAGGTGTGTAGATCCATGCTGTGACAGAGTGACCAAGTGCACCACCAGGTGTGTAGATCCATGCTGTGACAGAGTGGCCAAGTGCACCACCAGGTGTGTAGATCCATGCTGTGGAGCTATGACCAGATGCACCTCTACATGTGTGGATCCATGCTGTGGCAGAGTGACCAAGTGCACTACCAGGTGTGTGGATCCTTGCTGTAGAGAGGTGACCAAGTGCACTACCAGGTGCGTGGATCCCTGCTGTGGAGGAATGATAAA ATGTGGGGATCCCTGCTGTGGAGGTGTGAGGGAATGTACCACCACGTGCGTGGATCAGTGCTGCAAGGAAGTGACCAAATGCACCAGCACGTGTGTGGATCCCTGCTGTGGAGGTGTGAGTGAATGTACCACTACGTGCGTGGATCCCTGTTGCAAGGAAGTGACCAAATGTACCACCACGTGTGTGGATCCCTGCTGCAAGGAAGTGACCAAGTGCACCACCACGTGTGTGGATCCCTGCTGTGGAGGTGTGAGGGAATGTACCACCACGTGCGTGGATCAGTGCTGCAAGGAAATGGCCAAGTGCACCACCACGTGTGTGGATCCCTGCTGCGAGGAAGTGACCAAGTGCACCACCACGTGTGTGGATCCCTGCTGCAAGGAAGTGACCAAGTGCACCACCACGTGTGTGGATCCCTGCTGCAAGGAAGTGACCAAGTGCACCACCACGTGTGTGGATCCCTGCTGTGGAGGTGTGAGTGAGTGCACCACCACATGCGTGGATCAGTGCTGCAAGGAAATGGCCAAGTGCTCCACCACGTGCGTGGATCCCTGCTGTGGGGGCGTTCAGGCTGTTACAAAGTGTGTGGATTCCTGCCCCACTGCCTGCGTTACACAATGCATCCCCTTGTGCGTGAGTACTTGCACCCCTGCCTGCGGCCGGCGCTACTGCATCACCTGCGCTGATGTCCGCTGTCGTAAATGCATGGCTCCTTGA